A single region of the Undibacterium piscinae genome encodes:
- a CDS encoding response regulator transcription factor: MKTENKIRVVIVDDYDMTRTLLKIILRGEQFDVIGEATDGQSGVEMCLKLKPDIILLDVIMPIMNGIDALEKIRAHLPQTLVMMVTGNDDESVVNEAIKKGASGYIVKPFNTASVIETMNQAREKFILRNPASLQNQV, translated from the coding sequence ATGAAGACTGAAAATAAAATCAGGGTAGTAATTGTTGATGATTACGATATGACTAGAACCTTGTTAAAGATAATTCTGCGCGGAGAACAGTTTGATGTGATTGGTGAGGCAACGGACGGGCAATCCGGTGTCGAGATGTGTCTGAAGCTAAAGCCGGATATCATTTTGCTTGATGTCATCATGCCTATTATGAATGGCATTGATGCCTTGGAGAAAATCCGGGCGCACCTGCCGCAGACCTTGGTAATGATGGTGACCGGCAATGATGATGAGTCAGTGGTAAATGAGGCAATTAAAAAAGGTGCCAGTGGCTATATCGTTAAACCTTTTAATACCGCAAGCGTAATAGAAACGATGAATCAGGCTAGAGAGAAATTTATTCTGCGTAATCCAGCCAGTCTGCAAAACCAGGTTTGA
- the trmL gene encoding tRNA (uridine(34)/cytosine(34)/5-carboxymethylaminomethyluridine(34)-2'-O)-methyltransferase TrmL, whose product MFHVVLVEPEIPPNTGNIIRLCANTGVQLHLIEPLGFPLDDSKMKRAGLDYHDYATMKVHKNWETFLSSENPNSERMFALTTHGSSTFSTLAFQPGDFFVFGAETRGLAQELRESFPIAQRIRLPMRPDNRSLNLSNTVAVVVYEAWRQNGFTGGA is encoded by the coding sequence TTGTTTCATGTCGTCTTAGTTGAGCCGGAAATTCCGCCAAATACCGGAAATATTATTCGTCTATGCGCAAATACCGGTGTACAACTCCATTTAATTGAACCGCTAGGGTTTCCGCTGGATGACAGCAAGATGAAACGTGCCGGATTAGATTATCATGACTATGCAACAATGAAGGTGCATAAAAACTGGGAGACTTTTTTAAGCTCCGAAAATCCAAATTCGGAACGCATGTTCGCCTTAACGACACATGGTTCGAGTACATTTTCCACCTTGGCATTTCAGCCTGGAGATTTTTTTGTATTCGGGGCAGAAACCCGTGGATTAGCGCAAGAACTACGAGAGTCATTCCCGATAGCGCAGCGAATACGTCTACCTATGCGCCCCGATAACCGCAGCTTAAATTTATCTAATACAGTCGCGGTTGTTGTGTACGAAGCTTGGCGCCAAAATGGATTTACCGGAGGCGCTTAA
- the ctaD gene encoding cytochrome c oxidase subunit I: MSNTAVDHAHDHSHGHDEHSHDEPHGWKRYLFATNHKVIGNLYLIFAFTMLMAGGVMALLIRSELFQPGLQLMQPEFFNQLTTMHGLVMVFGAIMPAFVGFANWMIPLQIGASDMAFARMNNFSFWLMPPAAILLMASFWVPGGATAAGWTLYAPLSTQMGPGMDMAIFAVHIMGASSIMGSINIITTILNMRAPGMTLMKMPMFCWTWLITAYLLIAVMPVLAGAITMTLTDRHFGTSFFNAAGGGDPVMYQHIFWFFGHPEVYIMILPAFGIVSQIVPAFARKPLFGYASMVYATSSIAILSFIVWAHHMFTTGMPVTAQLFFMYATMLISVPTGVKVFNWVATMWKGSMTFETPMLFAVGFIFVFTMGGFTGLILAVTPIDIQLQDTYYVVAHFHYVLVAGSLFALFAGFYYWSPKWTGFMYNETRGKIHFWGSLVWFNITFFPMHFLGLAGMPRRYADYPAQFTDFNVIASVGAFGFGLMQVYFLLFVVIPCIKGGKPAPAQPWDGAEGLEWTVPSPAPFHTFEEPPVVK; this comes from the coding sequence ATGAGCAACACAGCAGTCGATCACGCACACGATCATTCTCATGGTCATGACGAGCATAGCCACGATGAGCCGCATGGCTGGAAACGGTATTTATTCGCTACTAACCATAAGGTGATCGGGAATCTTTACCTGATTTTTGCTTTCACCATGCTGATGGCCGGTGGCGTCATGGCATTGTTGATCCGTAGTGAATTGTTTCAACCGGGTCTGCAATTGATGCAACCAGAGTTTTTTAATCAACTCACGACCATGCATGGCTTGGTGATGGTTTTTGGCGCGATTATGCCAGCCTTCGTCGGTTTTGCTAACTGGATGATACCGCTGCAGATAGGCGCCTCTGATATGGCGTTTGCCCGTATGAATAATTTCTCGTTCTGGTTGATGCCACCGGCCGCTATTTTGCTGATGGCGTCCTTCTGGGTGCCAGGCGGAGCTACTGCTGCCGGTTGGACTTTGTACGCACCATTGTCGACTCAAATGGGCCCGGGTATGGATATGGCGATTTTTGCCGTGCATATTATGGGGGCGTCTTCCATCATGGGCTCTATCAATATCATCACTACCATTCTCAACATGCGCGCTCCAGGCATGACTTTGATGAAAATGCCGATGTTTTGCTGGACGTGGTTGATTACCGCGTATTTATTGATCGCCGTTATGCCAGTGTTGGCCGGTGCGATCACGATGACTTTGACAGATAGGCATTTTGGTACTTCGTTCTTTAATGCTGCAGGCGGCGGCGATCCTGTGATGTATCAGCACATCTTCTGGTTCTTCGGACATCCAGAGGTCTACATCATGATTTTGCCGGCTTTTGGTATCGTTTCCCAGATTGTTCCGGCATTCGCTCGTAAGCCTTTGTTCGGCTATGCATCAATGGTCTATGCCACTTCCTCGATCGCGATTTTGTCGTTTATCGTTTGGGCTCACCATATGTTCACTACTGGCATGCCGGTAACGGCGCAATTGTTCTTTATGTACGCAACCATGCTGATCTCGGTTCCTACCGGTGTAAAGGTCTTTAACTGGGTTGCGACCATGTGGAAAGGTTCGATGACTTTTGAGACCCCAATGTTGTTTGCGGTTGGTTTCATTTTCGTATTCACCATGGGCGGCTTTACAGGGCTGATCCTGGCAGTTACTCCTATCGATATCCAATTGCAGGATACTTACTATGTGGTTGCTCATTTTCACTATGTGTTGGTAGCGGGTTCCTTGTTTGCCTTGTTTGCCGGTTTTTATTACTGGAGTCCGAAATGGACCGGTTTTATGTATAACGAGACACGCGGCAAGATCCATTTCTGGGGTTCCTTGGTCTGGTTTAACATTACTTTCTTCCCTATGCACTTTTTGGGCTTGGCTGGTATGCCGCGTCGTTATGCCGATTATCCGGCCCAATTTACTGACTTCAATGTCATTGCCTCAGTCGGCGCATTTGGTTTCGGGTTGATGCAAGTGTACTTCTTGCTCTTCGTTGTTATCCCTTGCATTAAAGGTGGCAAGCCAGCGCCTGCTCAGCCTTGGGATGGCGCCGAAGGATTGGAATGGACAGTACCAAGTCCAGCGCCTTTCCATACATTTGAAGAACCGCCAGTAGTTAAATAA
- the coxB gene encoding cytochrome c oxidase subunit II encodes MKHAKRLKSLMLGTSLMAAGLPTWAVVDSQGGPAVRELNLQTPVTQIAEQIYSLHNLMLVICMVIFVAVFSVMFYSILKHRKSLGHKAATFHESTTVEILWTIVPFIIVIGMALPATKTLVSMKDTSNADITIKTTGMQWKWGYDYLKGEGEGISFLSTLKTPRTQIGAPGVLPTEVRGDNYLMEVDNEVYVPVNKKIRLITTANDVIHSWSIPAFGVKQDAIPGFVRDTWFKAEKIGVYRGLCSELCGKEHAFMPIVVNVVSDADYKKWVDTKKKEMAANADDPNKVWTVDELKQRGEKVYAANCVACHQASGKGIPGAFPALDGSAIVNGAKAGHITILLNGKAGMPAWKSTLSDTEIAAVITYTRNNWTNKAAENIVQPAEVLAARK; translated from the coding sequence ATGAAACATGCTAAGCGATTAAAGTCGTTAATGCTGGGAACTTCGCTCATGGCGGCAGGATTGCCAACTTGGGCGGTGGTAGATAGTCAGGGTGGTCCTGCTGTGCGCGAATTGAACTTGCAAACGCCAGTGACGCAAATCGCGGAGCAAATTTACTCCTTGCATAATTTGATGCTAGTAATTTGCATGGTGATCTTTGTCGCTGTGTTTAGTGTTATGTTTTACTCGATACTCAAACATCGCAAATCCTTGGGGCACAAGGCGGCTACTTTCCATGAAAGTACGACCGTAGAAATTTTGTGGACCATTGTTCCTTTCATCATCGTTATCGGTATGGCCTTGCCTGCCACAAAAACTCTGGTGTCAATGAAAGACACTTCAAACGCTGATATCACCATAAAAACCACAGGTATGCAGTGGAAATGGGGCTACGATTACCTCAAGGGTGAAGGCGAAGGAATTTCTTTCCTGTCTACGCTTAAAACACCAAGAACACAAATTGGTGCTCCGGGTGTTTTGCCTACGGAAGTGCGTGGCGACAATTATCTGATGGAAGTCGATAATGAGGTCTACGTACCAGTCAATAAGAAAATTCGCCTGATCACTACCGCCAATGACGTTATTCACTCCTGGTCAATTCCCGCTTTTGGCGTAAAGCAAGATGCCATTCCGGGGTTTGTTCGCGATACTTGGTTTAAGGCTGAAAAAATTGGCGTCTATCGTGGCCTTTGCTCAGAATTATGCGGTAAAGAACATGCTTTTATGCCTATCGTCGTTAATGTCGTTTCTGACGCTGACTATAAAAAATGGGTTGATACCAAGAAAAAAGAAATGGCCGCGAATGCCGACGACCCTAATAAGGTCTGGACTGTCGATGAACTTAAGCAGCGCGGAGAAAAAGTCTATGCCGCTAATTGCGTAGCTTGTCATCAGGCCAGCGGCAAAGGTATTCCCGGTGCTTTTCCTGCGTTGGATGGTTCTGCCATCGTTAACGGCGCAAAAGCCGGGCATATCACTATTTTGCTAAACGGAAAAGCAGGCATGCCTGCTTGGAAATCTACTTTGTCTGATACTGAGATTGCTGCGGTGATTACCTATACCCGTAACAACTGGACAAACAAAGCCGCAGAAAATATCGTTCAGCCAGCCGAAGTTTTGGCTGCACGTAAGTAA
- a CDS encoding ComF family protein, with amino-acid sequence MPSLKQFCLQGFTSGISLLLPSSCSLCHEDVDDALLCAACRQQYFGQQPVRCQQCAIPLQVHDKHFICGECLSTPPQFDFTIVSSDYAAPIDQLVLSFKFGHRLALANLFAELLRDAILLDPRRNLAELLCAVPLGRRRLSERGFNQSLEIAKPLSSHLGIALNPLLIQRTRETVQQSSLHPDERQKNVRKSFMLNPHAMELIKGKHIGIIDDVMTTGATLQETATLLKRFGAAKVSNYVFARTPRH; translated from the coding sequence ATGCCATCCTTAAAGCAATTCTGTTTGCAGGGTTTCACCTCAGGCATATCGTTGCTTTTACCGTCCTCATGCTCACTGTGCCACGAAGACGTTGACGACGCGCTACTTTGTGCCGCTTGCCGTCAACAGTATTTTGGACAACAACCTGTGCGCTGCCAGCAATGCGCAATTCCATTGCAAGTACATGATAAGCATTTTATATGCGGAGAATGCTTAAGCACACCTCCGCAATTTGATTTCACTATAGTTAGCAGTGATTACGCCGCACCTATCGATCAACTCGTCCTATCATTCAAATTTGGCCATAGGCTAGCGCTTGCTAACTTATTTGCCGAATTGTTACGCGATGCAATATTACTTGATCCACGACGGAACTTAGCGGAACTACTGTGTGCGGTACCACTTGGAAGGCGAAGGCTAAGCGAGCGCGGATTCAATCAGTCACTAGAGATCGCCAAACCGCTTTCATCTCACCTAGGCATAGCACTTAATCCTCTATTAATACAACGAACCCGAGAAACCGTACAACAAAGTAGTCTACATCCGGATGAAAGACAAAAAAATGTACGCAAATCCTTCATGCTCAATCCGCATGCAATGGAACTCATCAAAGGTAAGCATATAGGTATTATTGATGATGTGATGACCACTGGTGCCACACTACAAGAAACAGCAACGCTTTTGAAGCGATTCGGAGCTGCCAAGGTAAGCAATTATGTATTTGCAAGAACCCCGCGGCACTAA
- a CDS encoding methyltransferase domain-containing protein, with product MLSAPIDLQRVHQLFSDVEQIRESDFLRREIANRMRDKLELVKIQPERVLDAGCGEGADLLQLRKRFVNAQVLGVDGSIEMLASAARSQMGAMSSVDRMLSKWLPSTFRSEPEVSLVCGDFSRLSLAGGSVDLVWSNLALHWHPQPDLVFAEWRRVLRTDGLLMFSCFGPDTLLELRQAFAVIDDVPHTLPFVDMHDFGDMLVNAGFATPVMDMEKLTLTYESVEKLFADVRALGGNPLLTRRQGLIGKRGYQALCDQLEAMRNADGRIPLTFEVIYGHAFKPVPTRLASGESIIRMDFPNKRL from the coding sequence ATGCTCAGCGCTCCGATTGATTTGCAACGTGTCCACCAACTTTTTTCCGATGTCGAACAGATCCGTGAATCTGATTTTTTGCGGCGAGAAATTGCCAATCGTATGCGCGATAAACTTGAGCTTGTAAAGATACAGCCGGAGAGGGTGTTAGATGCCGGATGCGGTGAGGGCGCAGATTTGTTGCAATTACGAAAACGCTTTGTCAACGCGCAGGTTTTGGGGGTTGATGGCTCGATTGAGATGCTGGCTTCTGCCGCAAGGAGTCAGATGGGGGCAATGAGTTCGGTAGATCGTATGCTTAGCAAGTGGCTGCCATCGACATTTCGGTCTGAGCCTGAAGTTTCCCTTGTGTGCGGGGATTTCTCACGTTTGTCATTGGCTGGCGGTAGCGTTGATCTGGTTTGGTCAAATCTTGCCCTTCACTGGCATCCGCAACCCGACCTGGTTTTTGCTGAATGGCGTAGGGTGTTGCGTACCGACGGCTTACTGATGTTTTCTTGTTTTGGACCTGACACCTTGCTAGAGTTGCGGCAGGCTTTTGCGGTGATAGACGATGTCCCTCATACTTTGCCTTTTGTCGATATGCATGATTTTGGTGATATGCTGGTCAATGCCGGGTTCGCCACTCCGGTGATGGATATGGAAAAATTGACTCTTACTTATGAGAGCGTGGAAAAGCTCTTTGCGGATGTTCGTGCGCTCGGTGGCAATCCATTGTTGACGCGTCGACAGGGTTTAATCGGCAAGCGTGGCTATCAAGCCCTGTGTGACCAATTGGAAGCAATGCGCAACGCGGATGGCAGGATACCGCTCACTTTTGAGGTGATTTACGGGCATGCGTTCAAGCCTGTTCCGACACGGCTGGCATCGGGAGAATCTATCATACGTATGGATTTCCCGAATAAGCGACTTTAA